One part of the Anaerofustis stercorihominis DSM 17244 genome encodes these proteins:
- a CDS encoding ECF transporter S component codes for MENITEKTTQKTRSNLNVRVMVVTAMLSAVSFLLAFLEIPMPLSPSFAMMDLSDLPALIGAFAFGPVTGVVIELIKNGLQLFSTNTGGIGELANFLMGASFVFTAGIIYKRRKTKKTALIACIAASVVMAVVAGLLNYFVLLPMYSVFMPIDQVIAAFGEIIPFIKTKLEVILFSAIPANIIKGLMISVFTMLIYKGVSPILKGEK; via the coding sequence ATGGAGAACATTACTGAAAAAACAACACAAAAGACAAGGTCAAACTTAAACGTAAGAGTCATGGTGGTTACCGCAATGTTAAGTGCGGTATCATTCCTTTTGGCATTTTTGGAAATCCCTATGCCGCTGTCTCCGTCATTTGCTATGATGGATCTATCCGATTTACCCGCTCTTATCGGCGCATTCGCTTTCGGTCCCGTAACGGGAGTAGTTATAGAGCTTATTAAAAACGGCCTTCAATTGTTCAGTACCAACACCGGAGGAATAGGAGAACTGGCAAACTTTTTGATGGGAGCGTCTTTTGTATTCACTGCGGGGATTATTTATAAAAGAAGAAAGACCAAGAAAACCGCTCTGATTGCTTGTATAGCCGCAAGCGTGGTCATGGCGGTAGTTGCGGGACTTCTTAACTATTTTGTGCTTCTTCCGATGTACAGCGTGTTCATGCCGATAGACCAGGTGATTGCTGCATTCGGAGAAATAATACCGTTTATAAAGACAAAACTGGAAGTGATTTTATTCAGCGCAATTCCCGCAAATATTATAAAGGGACTTATGATTTCGGTTTTTACAATGCTTATTTATAAAGGAGT